In a genomic window of Streptomyces koelreuteriae:
- a CDS encoding nickel-dependent hydrogenase large subunit: MTTTEARPTERKPPQLVDMSWDPITRIIGNLGIYTKIDFANREVVECHSTSSLFRGYSVFMKGKDPRDAGFITSRICGICGDNHTTCSDYAQQMAYGVKPPPLAEHIVNLGEAAEYIFDHTIFQDNLVFVDFCEAMVKATTPSVLARAERTEAPRGETHGYRTIADIMRAFNPFEGEVYKEALKVSRITREMFCLMEGRHVHPSTLYPGGVGTMPQPTAFTDYLSRLMRVIDFVKKSVAMNDDVFDFFYEAMPGYEEVGRRRTLLGCWGAFQNPATVDYRYETMNSWGKDMYVTPGIIVDGELVTNNLVDINLGLRIMLGSSYYEDWVNESPFVTHDPLGNPVDMRHPWNQTTVPVPQKRDFDDKYSWVMSPRWYDKRTDAHLALDTGGGPLARLWSTALSGIVDTPYVKSTGHSVRISLPKGESLPETTLEWRIPKWSNTIERDRARPYFVAYAAAMALQFLEEAMGMVRAGETKVFENYEVPDEAIGCGFHEAVRGVLSHHLVIKDKKIANYHPYPPTPWNASPRDIYGTPGPYEDAVQGQPIFEENGPDEFKGVDIMRTVRSFDPCLPCGVHMYVGKGKTLTTLHSPTYGANHG; this comes from the coding sequence ATGACGACCACCGAGGCCCGGCCCACGGAGCGCAAGCCGCCCCAACTCGTGGACATGTCCTGGGATCCGATCACCCGGATCATCGGGAACCTGGGCATCTACACGAAGATCGACTTCGCCAACCGGGAAGTCGTGGAATGCCACAGCACCTCGTCGCTGTTCCGCGGCTACTCGGTGTTCATGAAGGGCAAGGACCCGCGCGACGCGGGCTTCATCACGTCCCGGATCTGCGGCATCTGCGGCGACAACCACACCACCTGCTCCGACTACGCCCAGCAGATGGCCTACGGCGTGAAACCGCCCCCGCTCGCCGAGCACATCGTCAACCTCGGCGAAGCGGCGGAGTACATCTTCGATCACACGATCTTCCAGGACAACCTGGTCTTCGTGGACTTCTGCGAGGCGATGGTCAAGGCCACCACCCCCAGTGTGCTGGCCCGCGCCGAACGCACCGAGGCGCCCCGCGGCGAGACCCACGGCTACCGCACGATCGCCGACATCATGCGCGCCTTCAACCCCTTCGAGGGCGAGGTCTACAAGGAGGCCCTGAAGGTCAGCCGGATCACCCGCGAGATGTTCTGTCTCATGGAGGGGCGGCACGTCCACCCCTCCACGCTGTACCCGGGCGGTGTCGGCACGATGCCGCAGCCGACCGCCTTCACCGACTACCTCAGCCGGCTCATGCGGGTCATCGACTTCGTGAAGAAGTCCGTCGCCATGAACGACGACGTCTTCGACTTCTTCTACGAGGCGATGCCCGGCTACGAGGAGGTCGGCCGCCGCCGCACCCTGCTGGGCTGCTGGGGCGCCTTCCAGAACCCCGCGACCGTCGACTACCGCTACGAGACGATGAACTCCTGGGGCAAGGACATGTACGTCACCCCCGGCATCATCGTCGACGGCGAACTGGTCACCAACAACCTCGTCGACATCAACCTCGGCCTGCGCATCATGCTGGGCAGCTCGTACTACGAGGACTGGGTCAACGAATCGCCCTTCGTCACGCACGACCCGCTCGGCAACCCCGTCGACATGCGCCACCCGTGGAACCAGACGACCGTCCCGGTGCCGCAGAAGCGCGACTTCGACGACAAGTACAGCTGGGTCATGAGCCCGCGCTGGTACGACAAGCGGACCGACGCGCACCTCGCCCTCGACACCGGCGGCGGCCCGCTCGCCCGCCTGTGGTCGACCGCGCTGAGCGGCATCGTCGACACCCCGTACGTCAAGTCCACCGGCCACAGCGTGCGCATCTCGCTGCCCAAGGGCGAGTCGCTGCCGGAGACCACTCTGGAGTGGCGCATCCCGAAGTGGAGCAACACCATCGAGCGCGACCGCGCCCGGCCGTACTTCGTCGCGTACGCGGCCGCGATGGCCCTCCAGTTCCTGGAGGAGGCCATGGGGATGGTGCGCGCGGGCGAGACCAAGGTGTTCGAGAACTACGAGGTGCCCGACGAGGCGATCGGCTGCGGCTTCCACGAGGCGGTGCGCGGCGTCCTCTCCCACCACCTGGTGATCAAGGACAAGAAGATCGCCAACTACCACCCCTACCCGCCCACCCCGTGGAACGCCAGCCCCCGCGACATCTACGGCACCCCCGGGCCGTACGAGGACGCCGTCCAGGGCCAGCCCATCTTCGAGGAGAACGGGCCGGACGAGTTCAAGGGCGTCGACATCATGCGCACCGTCCGCAGCTTCGACCCCTGTCTGCCGTGCGGTGTGCACATGTACGTCGGCAAGGGCAAGACGCTGACCACCCTGCACTCGCCGACCTACGGGGCGAACCATGGCTGA
- a CDS encoding NifU family protein: MAEAAGARLADPEVEARLARLDDLLEGLESAPGPTTRSATEAVALLTEVYGEALARVMDHADGTLAGNLAGDELLGHLLVLHDIHPEPAERRAARAVERLRPAVQERGGDVEWAGVEGRVGRVRLTSGGGCGSGCGGGGSEVTDAVRAAVLAVAPELTAVEPLPSTPAPAFVPLTTLTTRDAR, encoded by the coding sequence ATGGCTGAGGCCGCCGGAGCGCGGCTGGCCGACCCGGAGGTGGAGGCCCGGCTCGCCCGGCTCGACGACCTGCTGGAAGGCCTGGAGTCCGCGCCCGGCCCCACCACCCGCTCCGCCACCGAGGCGGTAGCGCTCCTGACCGAGGTCTACGGCGAGGCACTGGCCCGCGTCATGGACCACGCGGACGGGACGCTGGCCGGGAACCTGGCCGGAGACGAACTGCTGGGCCATCTGCTGGTCCTGCACGACATCCACCCCGAGCCCGCCGAGCGCCGGGCGGCCCGTGCCGTAGAGCGGCTGCGGCCCGCCGTCCAGGAGCGCGGCGGCGACGTGGAGTGGGCCGGGGTGGAGGGGCGGGTCGGCCGGGTGCGCCTGACGTCGGGCGGCGGATGCGGCTCCGGCTGCGGCGGCGGAGGATCCGAGGTCACCGACGCGGTCCGGGCCGCGGTCCTCGCCGTGGCTCCCGAGCTGACGGCGGTGGAACCACTGCCGAGCACGCCGGCCCCCGCGTTCGTACCGCTGACCACCCTGACGACCCGGGACGCGCGGTGA
- a CDS encoding DUF5947 family protein, protein MTTDGALARLIRSSADRTAAAAEEVCDLCAAPLADEHAHLHDAGQDEVRCACRPCSVLFAEAGAGDGQYRLVPRRRIRLPHVDTAVLGVPVGLVFFVPRADGTVTAQGPSPAGAMRWEVDAAAWRELAGTVPELATVEPEVEALLVNTVHGLDHHWIVPVDDCYRMVAVVRREWRGLSGGGRIWPVVEQFFEDLTERP, encoded by the coding sequence GTGACCACCGACGGGGCACTGGCCCGCCTCATCCGCTCCTCGGCCGACCGCACGGCGGCGGCCGCGGAGGAGGTGTGCGACCTGTGCGCCGCGCCCCTCGCCGACGAGCACGCCCATCTGCACGACGCCGGGCAGGATGAGGTGCGCTGCGCCTGCCGGCCCTGCTCGGTGCTGTTCGCCGAGGCCGGGGCGGGCGACGGCCAGTACCGGCTCGTGCCCCGGCGCCGAATCCGGCTGCCGCATGTCGACACGGCGGTCCTGGGCGTACCGGTCGGTCTGGTCTTCTTCGTCCCCCGGGCGGACGGCACCGTCACCGCGCAGGGCCCGAGCCCGGCGGGGGCCATGCGCTGGGAGGTGGACGCGGCGGCCTGGCGGGAACTGGCCGGGACGGTTCCGGAGCTCGCCACCGTGGAACCCGAGGTGGAGGCCCTGCTGGTCAACACCGTCCACGGTCTCGACCACCACTGGATCGTGCCGGTCGACGACTGCTACCGGATGGTCGCCGTCGTACGACGGGAGTGGCGCGGCCTGTCCGGCGGAGGCCGGATCTGGCCGGTCGTCGAGCAGTTCTTCGAGGACCTCACCGAGCGGCCATGA
- the hypA gene encoding hydrogenase maturation nickel metallochaperone HypA yields MHELSIATAIIERADELARADGTDAVSTVTVRVGELAGVVPDALGFAFEVARDGTALAGARLVVEQVPGQAWCGPCAEEFPVGMPPFFWCPRCDQPSSDLRSGRELEITGIEPAPASA; encoded by the coding sequence GTGCACGAGCTGTCGATCGCGACCGCGATCATCGAGCGGGCCGACGAGCTGGCCCGGGCGGACGGGACGGACGCCGTCTCGACCGTGACCGTCCGGGTCGGCGAGCTGGCGGGCGTCGTCCCCGACGCCCTCGGTTTCGCCTTCGAGGTGGCCCGCGACGGCACCGCCCTCGCGGGGGCCCGGCTCGTCGTCGAGCAGGTCCCCGGGCAGGCCTGGTGCGGCCCGTGCGCCGAGGAGTTCCCGGTGGGCATGCCCCCGTTCTTCTGGTGCCCGCGCTGCGACCAGCCCTCCAGCGACCTGCGCAGCGGCCGGGAACTGGAGATCACGGGCATCGAGCCCGCACCGGCCTCGGCATAG
- the hypE gene encoding hydrogenase expression/formation protein HypE, translating into MPEQLADTVDPANWTCPAPLRDQPVVVMGHGGGGALSAELMEQVFVPAYGNATLAALADSAVLELGGARLAFSTDSYVVRPLFFPGGSLGDLAVNGTVNDLAMSGARPAYLSAAFVLEEGVELSVVGRIARAMGAAAEAAGVTIATGDTKVVESGHGDGVYVTTAGVGLVPDGVDIRPQRARPGDAVIVSGPIGLHGVAIMSVREGLEFGVEIASDTAPLADLVAAMLAVTPDIHVLRDPTRGGLAASLNEIARASGTGVRLQERAVPVPDAVANACGFLGLDPLYVANEGRLVAFVPPSSADEVLATMRAHPQGAGATVIGECVAEHPGMVVVATGLGGTRVVDLPLGEQLPRIC; encoded by the coding sequence TTGCCTGAACAACTCGCGGACACCGTCGACCCGGCGAACTGGACCTGCCCCGCTCCCCTGCGCGACCAGCCGGTGGTGGTGATGGGCCACGGCGGCGGAGGCGCGCTGTCGGCGGAGCTGATGGAGCAGGTCTTCGTCCCCGCCTACGGCAACGCCACGCTGGCTGCTCTCGCCGACTCCGCCGTCCTCGAACTGGGCGGCGCGCGGCTGGCGTTCTCCACCGACTCCTACGTGGTCAGGCCGCTGTTCTTCCCGGGCGGCAGCCTGGGTGACCTCGCGGTCAACGGCACGGTCAACGATCTCGCGATGAGCGGCGCCCGGCCGGCCTACCTCTCCGCAGCCTTCGTGCTGGAGGAGGGCGTGGAGCTGAGCGTCGTCGGACGGATCGCGCGCGCCATGGGGGCTGCGGCCGAGGCTGCCGGGGTCACCATCGCCACCGGTGACACCAAGGTCGTCGAGTCCGGGCACGGCGACGGGGTGTATGTGACCACGGCCGGGGTGGGGCTCGTGCCCGACGGGGTGGACATCCGGCCGCAGCGCGCGCGGCCCGGTGATGCCGTGATCGTCAGCGGGCCGATCGGTCTGCACGGGGTGGCGATCATGAGTGTGCGGGAGGGGCTGGAGTTCGGGGTCGAGATCGCCAGCGACACCGCGCCGCTGGCGGATCTGGTGGCGGCGATGCTGGCCGTCACCCCGGACATCCATGTGCTGCGCGACCCCACCCGGGGTGGCCTCGCGGCGTCCCTCAACGAGATCGCCCGCGCCTCCGGGACCGGGGTCCGGCTCCAGGAGCGGGCCGTTCCGGTGCCGGACGCCGTGGCGAACGCCTGCGGCTTCCTCGGGCTTGATCCCCTGTACGTCGCCAACGAGGGCCGGCTGGTCGCCTTCGTGCCACCGTCGTCGGCGGACGAGGTGCTCGCGACGATGCGGGCCCATCCGCAGGGCGCCGGGGCCACGGTCATCGGCGAGTGCGTCGCCGAGCACCCCGGGATGGTGGTGGTCGCCACCGGTCTGGGCGGGACACGGGTGGTGGATCTGCCGCTCGGCGAGCAGTTGCCGCGCATCTGCTGA
- the hypD gene encoding hydrogenase formation protein HypD, whose product MKYIDEFNDPGLARRLLDEIRATATRPWALMEVCGGQTHSIIRHGIDQLLPEQVELIHGPGCPVCVTPLDVIDQALEIASRPGVIFCSFGDMLRVPGTDRDLFRVKGEGGDVRVVYSPLDALELARRHPDREVVFFAIGFETTAPANAMAVHQARRLGLNNFSLLVSHVRVPPAIEAIMTAPACRVQGFLAAGHVCSVMGMAEYPELAARFRVPMVVTGFEPLDILEGIRLAVRQLERGEHRVENAYPRAVREEGNPAAVRMIEEVFEVTDRNWRGIGPIPLSGWRLTDAFRAYDAEHRFDVTGIRTEEPAECRSGEVLQGLIKPTECEAFGTTCTPRTPLGATMVSSEGACAAYYLYRRMNAATPQAERAAREEMNPVA is encoded by the coding sequence GTGAAGTACATCGACGAGTTCAACGACCCCGGGCTGGCCCGGCGCCTGCTGGACGAGATCCGCGCCACCGCCACCCGGCCGTGGGCCCTGATGGAGGTGTGCGGCGGGCAGACCCACTCGATCATCCGGCACGGCATCGACCAACTGCTGCCCGAGCAGGTGGAGTTGATCCACGGCCCCGGCTGCCCCGTCTGTGTCACGCCCCTCGACGTCATCGACCAGGCGCTGGAGATCGCCTCGCGGCCCGGCGTGATCTTCTGCTCCTTCGGCGACATGCTCCGCGTGCCGGGCACCGACCGCGACCTGTTCCGGGTCAAGGGCGAGGGCGGCGACGTACGGGTGGTGTACTCGCCGCTCGACGCCCTGGAACTGGCCCGCCGCCACCCGGACCGGGAGGTGGTGTTCTTCGCGATCGGCTTCGAGACCACGGCCCCCGCCAACGCGATGGCCGTGCACCAGGCGCGGCGTCTCGGGCTGAACAACTTCAGCCTGCTGGTGTCGCATGTGCGGGTGCCCCCGGCCATCGAGGCGATCATGACGGCGCCCGCCTGCCGGGTGCAGGGCTTTCTGGCCGCCGGGCATGTGTGCAGCGTGATGGGCATGGCGGAGTACCCCGAACTGGCCGCGCGGTTCCGGGTGCCGATGGTGGTGACCGGCTTCGAGCCGCTGGACATCCTGGAGGGCATCCGCCTGGCGGTCCGGCAGCTGGAGCGCGGTGAGCACCGGGTGGAGAACGCCTACCCGCGTGCCGTGCGCGAGGAGGGCAATCCGGCGGCGGTGCGCATGATCGAGGAGGTGTTCGAGGTCACCGACCGGAACTGGCGTGGCATCGGGCCGATCCCGCTGAGCGGCTGGCGGCTGACCGACGCCTTCCGGGCGTACGACGCCGAGCACCGCTTCGACGTCACCGGGATCCGCACCGAGGAGCCCGCCGAGTGCCGCAGCGGCGAAGTGCTCCAAGGGCTGATCAAGCCCACCGAGTGCGAGGCGTTCGGCACCACCTGCACCCCGCGCACCCCGCTCGGCGCCACCATGGTCTCCAGCGAGGGCGCCTGCGCGGCCTACTACCTGTACCGCCGGATGAACGCCGCGACACCGCAGGCCGAGCGGGCCGCGCGGGAGGAGATGAACCCCGTTGCCTGA
- a CDS encoding HypC/HybG/HupF family hydrogenase formation chaperone, with the protein MCLAVPGKVVSIDDSSEPLTGLIDFGGVQKQACLEYVSDVRVGEYVIVHVGFALQRLDEESALASLKLFEELGLLEEEFGDAWEQAAKEAGTA; encoded by the coding sequence ATGTGTTTGGCAGTGCCCGGCAAGGTCGTGTCCATCGACGACAGTTCGGAACCGCTCACCGGGCTGATCGACTTCGGCGGAGTGCAGAAGCAGGCGTGCCTGGAGTACGTGTCCGATGTGCGGGTGGGTGAGTACGTCATCGTGCACGTCGGTTTCGCGCTCCAGCGGCTGGACGAGGAGTCGGCCCTGGCCTCGCTGAAGCTCTTCGAGGAACTGGGTCTGCTGGAGGAGGAGTTCGGGGACGCCTGGGAGCAGGCGGCGAAGGAGGCGGGAACGGCGTGA
- the hypF gene encoding carbamoyltransferase HypF: MTAPAAQAVRRRVTVRGTVQGVGFRPFVHRLATDLALAGFVSNTASGVLIEVEGPPEGVADFCDRLAQEPPPLATVTGVGFEDLPVSGADDAFGIRSTDRSPGRTLLPPDTATCPDCLRDLADPADRRHRHPFVTCTHCGPRFTIATGMPYDRAVTTMAGFPMCTGCAREYGDPGDRRFHAQPVACPDCGPRLRLLPASGSDIRPARDADALAGARALLAAGRIVAVKGLGGYHLACDAADARAVETLRARKARGGKPFAVMCADLDAVRRIADPSTTELAALTSARRPIVLLRRRAERAGLAPGVCPGSPHLGVMLPYTPVHTLLFGLPGDPPGPRVLVMTSGNRSGEPIVTDDDEALTRLAGLADAWLAHDRPISSPCDDSLLRVRPDGTEQVLRRSRGYVPRPLRLPVPVRPTLAVGGDLKNALCLGEGDHAWFGPHIGDMGELTTLEAARRAEAHLRSLTGITPELVAADRHPGYHSARWARRRAHRLAPVFVQHHHAHIASTMAQHGLDGTAPVIGVAFDGTGYGDDGTVWGGEILLADYTGYRRLARLAPAPLPGGDAGVANPCRLALARLWSAGLAWDADLPSAAACSSEELAVLHRQLTRGVACVATSSMGRLFDAVSSLVGVCHRAGYEAQAALELEAAAASAWGEGTSAYDFGFTAGAYDPAPVLSALVADLRRGTPAPVLAARFHRAVARAVAEVCRRARQDTGLATVALSGGVFANALLEEECARLLAEAGFAVLRHGEVPPNDGGLALGQLVVAAHLRQEE; encoded by the coding sequence CCGCCGCTCAGGCGGTGCGCCGTCGCGTCACCGTGCGCGGCACGGTGCAGGGCGTGGGGTTCCGCCCCTTTGTGCACCGCCTGGCCACCGATCTCGCGCTCGCCGGGTTCGTGAGCAACACGGCGAGCGGTGTCCTCATCGAGGTGGAGGGACCGCCGGAGGGCGTCGCCGACTTCTGCGACCGGCTGGCCCAGGAGCCGCCGCCGTTGGCCACGGTCACCGGCGTCGGGTTCGAGGACCTGCCCGTCAGCGGCGCCGACGACGCCTTCGGCATCCGTTCCACCGACCGCTCCCCCGGCCGCACCCTCCTCCCGCCCGACACGGCGACCTGCCCCGACTGCCTGCGGGACCTGGCCGATCCGGCCGACCGCCGTCACCGGCACCCGTTCGTCACCTGCACCCACTGCGGGCCCCGCTTCACCATCGCCACGGGCATGCCGTACGACCGGGCGGTCACGACCATGGCCGGCTTCCCGATGTGTACCGGCTGCGCCCGGGAGTACGGCGATCCCGGCGACCGGCGCTTCCACGCCCAGCCCGTGGCCTGCCCCGACTGCGGCCCCCGGCTGCGCCTGCTGCCCGCCTCCGGCAGCGACATCCGCCCGGCGCGGGACGCCGACGCCCTGGCCGGGGCGCGGGCGCTGCTGGCCGCCGGGCGGATCGTCGCCGTCAAGGGCCTCGGCGGCTACCACCTGGCGTGTGACGCCGCCGACGCACGGGCCGTCGAGACGCTGCGCGCCCGCAAGGCGCGCGGCGGCAAGCCGTTCGCGGTGATGTGCGCGGACCTCGACGCCGTACGGCGGATCGCCGACCCCAGTACGACTGAACTGGCCGCCCTCACCAGCGCCCGGCGCCCCATCGTCCTGCTGCGGCGGCGAGCGGAGCGGGCGGGCCTCGCGCCGGGTGTCTGTCCCGGCAGCCCGCACCTCGGCGTCATGCTGCCCTACACGCCCGTGCACACCCTGCTGTTCGGCCTGCCCGGTGATCCGCCGGGCCCGCGCGTGCTGGTGATGACGAGCGGCAACCGCTCCGGCGAACCGATCGTCACGGACGACGACGAGGCACTGACCCGGCTGGCCGGTCTGGCCGACGCCTGGCTCGCCCATGACCGGCCGATCTCCTCGCCCTGCGACGACTCGCTGCTGCGGGTACGCCCCGACGGCACCGAGCAGGTGCTGCGCCGCTCCCGGGGGTATGTGCCCCGACCGCTGCGGCTGCCGGTCCCGGTGCGGCCGACGCTCGCCGTGGGCGGGGATCTGAAGAACGCCCTGTGCCTCGGCGAGGGCGACCACGCCTGGTTCGGGCCGCACATCGGGGACATGGGCGAGCTGACCACCCTGGAGGCGGCCCGGCGGGCCGAGGCGCACCTGCGGTCGCTGACCGGCATCACCCCCGAACTCGTCGCCGCCGACCGGCATCCCGGATACCACTCCGCGCGGTGGGCACGGAGGCGAGCCCACCGGCTGGCGCCCGTCTTCGTCCAGCACCATCACGCGCACATCGCCTCGACGATGGCCCAGCACGGCCTCGACGGCACCGCGCCCGTGATCGGTGTCGCCTTCGACGGCACCGGCTACGGCGACGACGGCACGGTCTGGGGCGGCGAGATCCTGCTCGCCGACTACACCGGCTACCGGCGCCTCGCCCGTCTGGCCCCCGCCCCGCTGCCCGGCGGCGACGCGGGCGTGGCCAACCCCTGCCGCCTGGCCCTGGCCCGGCTGTGGTCGGCGGGCCTGGCGTGGGACGCGGATCTGCCCAGTGCGGCCGCCTGTTCGTCCGAGGAACTGGCCGTTCTGCACCGTCAGTTGACGCGCGGGGTGGCCTGTGTCGCGACCTCCAGCATGGGCCGGCTCTTCGACGCCGTGTCGTCCCTGGTCGGCGTGTGCCATCGCGCGGGGTACGAGGCCCAGGCCGCCCTGGAGCTGGAGGCCGCCGCCGCTTCGGCCTGGGGCGAGGGCACCTCGGCCTACGACTTCGGCTTCACCGCCGGTGCGTACGACCCGGCGCCCGTGCTGAGCGCCCTCGTCGCCGATCTGCGGCGCGGCACCCCGGCCCCCGTGCTCGCCGCCCGCTTCCACCGTGCGGTGGCGAGGGCCGTCGCGGAGGTCTGCCGGCGTGCGCGTCAGGACACCGGCCTGGCGACCGTCGCCCTCAGCGGCGGGGTCTTCGCCAACGCGCTGCTGGAGGAGGAGTGCGCGCGGCTGCTGGCCGAAGCCGGCTTCGCGGTGCTCCGCCACGGCGAAGTCCCGCCGAACGACGGCGGGCTGGCCCTCGGCCAGCTGGTGGTCGCGGCGCACCTACGACAGGAGGAGTGA